A single Lactuca sativa cultivar Salinas chromosome 8, Lsat_Salinas_v11, whole genome shotgun sequence DNA region contains:
- the LOC128128114 gene encoding uncharacterized protein LOC128128114 yields MSENRSDPISSNSQSSSSSIIEVSNPLFLASSDNPSTILVSKVFDGTGFASWKRSMTLALSAKNKIGFVDGTIQKPDENSNQFETWNRVNSMVISWLLNSLSKDIAESVLFLQTACDIWNEINQRYQQANGALVYQIQKKLFSTTQGSEDFSSYFTKMKKIWDELNMIQEVPACTCGSTAKIKKYIEEQRLIQLLMGLNESYKSTRGQILMMNPLPSIATVHSLLIHEERQRDINSIPNIIADSMAMNVNHQTSNSNNSFNKKNLQCTHCKKSGHVKATCYRINGFPSDFKFTKSKRQDSTVQNVIDNSTPGGGSSSVDKASIENSTISTQQYQQLMQLMSNLSNNFNKSVNSVITNGAMDSSGPFVEE; encoded by the exons ATGTCTGAAAATAGAAGTGATCCGATTTCTTCGAATTCtcaatcatcttcttcatctatCATTGAAGTTTCTAATCCTCTGTTTTTAGCTTCATCTGATAATCCGAGCACTATTTTAGTTTCAAAAGTTTTTGATGGAACTGGTTTTGCCTCATGGAAAAGATCCATGACTCTAGCTTTATCTGCTAAAAATAAGATTGGTTTTGTCGATGGAACTATTCAAAAACCAGATGAGAATTCAAATCAATTTGAAACCTGGAATCGAGTCAACTCTATGGTTATCAGCTGGTTGTTGAATTCTCTCTCAAAAGACATTGCTGAAAGCGTTTTGTTTTTACAAACTGCTTGTGATATTTGGAATGAAATCAATCAGCGTTATCAACAAGCAAATGGTGCGTTGGTCTATCAAATTCAGAAGAAGCTGTTCTCAACTACTCAAGGATCTGAAGATTTTTCATCATATTTTACaaaaatgaagaagatatggGATGAGTTGAACATGATTCAAGAAGTTCCGGCTTGCACATGTGGTTCTACAGCCAAGATCAAGAAGTATATTGAAGAACAAAGACTTATTCAATTACTTATGGGATTAAACGAATCTTATAAGTCAACTCGTGGTCAGATCTTGATGATGAATCCTCTTCCTAGCATTGCTACGGTACATTCTTTGTTAATTCATGAAGAGAGACAACGTGATATCAATTCAATCCCTAACATAATTGCTGATTCAATGGCAATGAATGTTAATCATCAAACTTCAAATTCAAACAATTCTTTCAATAAGAAGAATTTGCAGTGCACTCATTGCAAGAAATCTGGTCATGTCAAAGCAACATGCTACAGGATCAATGGCTTTCCATCCGATTTTAAATTTACCAAATCTAAGAGACAAGATTCTACTGTTCAGAATGTTATTGACAATTCTACCCCTGGTGGAGGATCTAGTAGTGTAGATAAAGCTTCTATtgaaaattctacaatttctacTCAGCAGTATCAACAATTGATGCAGCTCATGAGTAATCtcagcaacaatttcaacaaaTCTGTCAATTCTGTGATAACTAATGGTGCTATGGATAGTTCAG GCCCCTTCGTCGAAGAGTAA
- the LOC111900152 gene encoding protein ETHYLENE INSENSITIVE 3, with protein MSMMFEEMGFCESFDFLSSPPLETETTTQGPSMEDDYSDDEETDINELEKRMWQDKILLRRLKEQNSLKRSINVQKHQQSQEQARRKKMSRAQDGILKYMLKMMEVCKAQGFVYGIIPENGKPVTGASDNLRPWWKEKVRFDKNGPAAIAKHQADNFPESLTPLVVVSTPHTLQELQDTTLGSLLSALMQHCDPPQRRFPLEKGVAPPWWPTGDEKWWVEAGMTREPPPPYKKPHDLKKAWKVNVLMAVIKHISPEIDKIRKLVRQSKCLQDKMTAKESATWIAVVNQEEALCRNLYPDSCPPGSGGGGGGCFPISDFGDYDVEGVADEPIPVVLVKGEIVDSSENFTLKRKRPSSSTDNHHLPPGFHGTSARNNHQMSGNLNFQMNNIEKVPVFGMPSFDQTKLAAPPPPYGGGGGSGGGVLELGLPEDGQKLISDLMTFYETNLQQTNGSFNCGNLDQIQLNDGFFGPNSGFDSGNNLNSNDNNTLDFRFGAQSSFSPQDASMWYL; from the coding sequence ATGTCGATGATGTTTGAAGAAATGGGGTTTTGTGAAAGCTTCGATTTTTTATCTTCTCCTCCACTAGAGACTGAAACCACAACACAAGGGCCATCAATGGAAGACGATTACAGTGATGACGAAGAAACGGACATTAATGAGCTTGAAAAGAGAATGTGGCAGGACAAAATACTTTTAAGACGTTTAAAAGAGCAAAATAGTTTAAAAAGAAGTATCAATGTCcaaaaacatcagcaatctcaagAACAAGCTAGAAGAAAAAAAATGTCAAGGGCCCAAGATGGAATCTTGAAATATATGTTAAAAATGATGGAAGTTTGTAAAGCTCAGGGGTTCGTATACGGAATCATCCCAGAAAACGGTAAACCGGTGACCGGAGCTTCCGACAATCTCCGGCCATGGTGGAAAGAAAAAGTCCGGTTTGATAAAAACGGTCCTGCCGCCATCGCCAAACACCAGGCTGACAACTTCCCGGAGAGTTTAACGCCGCTGGTGGTGGTGTCAACACCACACACATTACAAGAGCTTCAAGACACCACACTTGGGTCGCTTTTGTCGGCTTTGATGCAGCATTGTGACCCGCCACAGCGGCGGTTTCCGTTGGAGAAAGGTGTTGCGCCGCCTTGGTGGCCGACCGGAGATGAGAAGTGGTGGGTGGAAGCCGGGATGACGAGGGAACCGCCGCCACCGTATAAGAAGCCGCATGATTTAAAAAAGGCGTGGAAAGTTAATGTTTTGATGGCAGTGATTAAGCATATCTCGCCGGAGATtgataagattaggaaacttgtTAGGCAGTCGAAATGTTTACAAGATAAAATGACTGCTAAAGAAAGCGCCACGTGGATTGCGGTTGTTAATCAAGAGGAGGCGCTTTGCCGGAATTTGTATCCCGACAGCTGTCCTCCGGGAAGTGGCGGCGGCGGCGGTGGGTGTTTTCCGATCAGTGATTTTGGTGATTATGATGTTGAAGGTGTGGCTGATGAGCCGATTCCGGTTGTTCTAGttaaaggggagattgttgactCGTCTGAGAATTTTACTCTGAAAAGAAAACGACCATCCAGTAGTACCGATAACCACCACCTGCCGCCAGGGTTTCATGGCACATCTGCAAGAAACAACCACCAGATGAGCGGAAACCTAAACTTTCAAATGAACAATATTGAGAAAGTGCCTGTGTTTGGTATGCCGTCGTTTGATCAAACTAAGCTCGCTGCACCACCACCGccatatggtggtggtggtggcagcgGTGGTGGTGTTTTGGAGCTTGGACTTCCGGAAGATGGTCAAAAACTGATTTCTGATCTCATGACATTCTATGAAACGAATCTTCAACAAACCAATGGAAGCTTCAACTGTGGGAATCTTGATCAAATTCAGCTCAATGACGGTTTCTTTGGACCAAATTCTGGTTTCGATTCCGGGAACAACCTGAATTCAAATGACAATAATACCCTTGACTTCAGATTTGGGGCACAATCGTCATTTTCTCCTCAAGATGCGTCTATGTGGTACCTTTGA